One Mobula birostris isolate sMobBir1 chromosome 4, sMobBir1.hap1, whole genome shotgun sequence DNA window includes the following coding sequences:
- the ptmaa gene encoding prothymosin alpha-A, protein MSESTVEKSVERSPKDLKKTQEVEPENGKGDAPANGNAENEENGEQEVEENADEVEDEESEDVGEDDEEEEDEEDEEGDEDECEGAAEKRVAEDEEDDVAKKKQKTDDE, encoded by the exons ATGTCAGAAAGCACAGTAGAAAAGAGTGTCGAACGATCCCCGAAG GATCTGAAGAAAACTCAAGAAGTGGAGCCTGAGAATGGCAAAGGTGACGCACCAGCTAACGGAAATGCC gAGAATGAAGAAAATGGAGAACAAGAGGTTGAAGAGAATGCAGATGAGGTAGAAGATGAAGAAAGTGAAGATGTTGGGGAAGATGATGAAGAGGAAGAGGATGAAGAAG ATGAAGAAGGTGATGAAGATGAATGTGAGGGTGCTGCAGAGAAACGAGTGGCTGAAGATGAGGAG GATGATGTTGCAAAGAAGAAGCAGAAAACAGATGATGAATAA